One Chionomys nivalis chromosome 4, mChiNiv1.1, whole genome shotgun sequence genomic region harbors:
- the LOC130873563 gene encoding proline-rich protein 23A3-like, translating to MLKTPPRSPEAYPRPCWDPQPEDANPAKCHRLQEPACLGSLAQPDLEASARPASKELTSTVVIPTGCAMQLHVEGVDLLLEPEPTSVRRVSLPGHTIILIPEGLQASSQPGQTVFWPAGTQEAPVPDMLQDHHVFALDQGFNDAERYAPCSIWSLKSSTRWRLPSSQLQPLPPSPPPSQQEQTSESPQKPPRPPCGAKRRLF from the coding sequence ATGCTGAAAACGCCTCCGCGAAGCCCCGAGGCCTACCCGAGGCCCTGCTGGGACCCGCAGCCAGAAGACGCCAACCCTGCCAAGTGCCACCGCCTCCAGGAGCCTGCCTGCCTGGGGTCGTTGGCACAGCCAGACCTGGAAGCATCCGCCAGGCCTGCCAGCAAAGAGCTCACCTCCACGGTGGTCATTCCCACCGGATGTGCCATGCAACTACACGTGGAAGGCGTCGACCTGCTGCTGGAGCCCGAACCGACCTCGGTCAGGCGAGTGTCGCTACCTGGACATACCATCATACTAATCCCCGAGGGCCTCCAAGCCTCCTCCCAACCTGGGCAGACTGTGTTCTGGCCCGCCGGCACGCAGGAGGCCCCTGTCCCGGACATGCTCCAGGACCACCACGTCTTTGCCCTCGACCAGGGATTCAATGATGCCGAGAGGTATGCTCCTTGCTCCATCTGGAGCCTCAAAAGCAGCACGCGCTGGCGTCTACCCAGCTCGCAACTGCagcctctccctccatctcctcctccaagtCAACAAGAACAAACCTCTGAGAGTCCTCAGAAGCCTCCACGGCCACCGTGCGGGGCCAAGAGGCGCCTCTTCTAG